From the genome of Scleropages formosus chromosome 22, fSclFor1.1, whole genome shotgun sequence:
gtaggacctggttcaacccactgcaccaccgcaccaccacaccccctggcaATGAAACTGTCAAAGtcaaattctgttttgtttgctctgcTCTCGGAAGAACTGGAGTCTGTGACATACATACCTGCAATGACGTCTTTCTTGTTGTTGTCACTCCGGTTCTCCTTCACAAGACAATTATGGCCCCAGCCAGCAAAGTTGCTAAAGAACAGGACTAACAAGAAACTATCTTGGAGATTCCCTCACTAACCCCTGCCGTCACCCTAATCatgaagaaggtacttacccatgTAAAAATTACTGACTAAAATTGGGTAGATACTTTAGATGGGCAGGGAGGCACTGCTCAGTCCATATGCACACTGAAGGCTTTTGGCCTTGAACACTGTCTGCATAAGTACAGCTACTGGAGTAGaggcttaaaataaaaaataataaagcatagGTGACATGATTCTTGGTCAGTTATTGGTCTGTCAGGCTACCTGTGCAGTGCACTGACACAAGAATGGCTTTGCTCTCAATCACACTAATTTTCTTTAAAGGAATGACTTCCATGCAGCAAGAGTTTTTTTGTCTTGGcaaattattgtatttaaaaacaattaatcaCTCCAGTACTGCATTTAGTCAATGCAAAAATGCCCCAGCACCATAACTGTATTAGAATGAGGTTACAAGTAACTACAAAACAAGTCTGTGTTTTGTAAAGTCTGCTGCATCTCCTGTCTTTGACGTTTAAAGATGTCCCAGTGGGTGACTCAGGTGCTCAGCCTCCAGTGAAATCCAAGGTAAAACTCAAATACACCATGCATTTTACTATACCTATTACTGGTACTGCTCAATTACTGCAAgtattttatctttaaaataccatttaaaaaccatttgACCTGATTGCTTACAGTTTGACATTCAGATTGTTTTGTGCACATTCagattctttaaaataaaattgagaATCCGCACTCATGTATATTgatatttcatttataaatttgtCAATTTTAGAgcaagatttttcttttattatttagttgatttttgttattgtattaCTAAGATACAGGGCTTTGAGCATGCAGCATTAGAATTATGGGTTATGCTCTATACAGCATCAGGAAGTGAAGCAGTAGATACCGGCGCTGTTTTCGGTTTCCACTTTCACTGTcaaacccctcccccccttttactgtaaaaatcagCATATCAGGGAAACTGGTCAGCAGATCAGTCGAGTATTACATCCAGAAACTGTTTTAATGATCATCGTGATGTGGAAACCAGATCATGCAGAAGTATAGTGTAAGTGGCAAGGTTTATGACTGCTTTTATGTGAAAAGTGACTTCCTGGAATACTGGCAGAGGTTCTTATCAGACCAGTCTGTACAAGTCCAAAGATCGTTGAGTGACAGGTAGCACACGTCGCCTTAAACCTTCTCCATCTATTTCAGTCCTATCAACAAATATCCTCGATTCCCACATCAGACTACCCCATGTGTACTGTGAGCAGTGGTATCTGTGTGCATGGTAACAGCAGGAAAGATACCTCTGGAAAACCCCGATGAGCAATGTCTTGAGCTTCGATGGAAATGTCTTGAGCAGCAAATATGAAATCCGGCCAAATGAAACGTTGATAATAATCATGTACAAATCTTCCACCACACCTGCCTTTCACTGAAATTAAAGTAAGCAGGAGTTTCAATACATTACAGTGTATTTTAGAAACAGTGCCCATGTTGCTGGATATTTTAAGTACTCAGATATGTAAACCTGCACACAACAAATGaacatgtaaaatattcatGTGGGAGGAAATACTAATTCTGTAATTTTCATTGTGGAAAAATTCAGCTTTTGCAAAGCATTAATATTGCCCATGGTAATCAGTTTGTAATGTCAGGAGGAGAGTCTTTTACTTCCTTGTTTAGCTCCGTCTTCAGCGTTGCGGGAATCTCCACTCACCTGGTTACTGGATGATGATGTCATCTCTCACGCCAATTCTATTGGCCATttgaaggagaggaggaacagGTACAACCATAAGTGTTTAGCAGCTGTCAGGTCTTGTCTAGAACTCAAGTGGGAACTGCTCAAGGTTCATCTTGCTCCACACTGAATTGTCAAGTCATAAGTTAACCAAGAAGCTGATTTTGAAGAACGTGAGTCTTATGGTTCTTTACAGCCAGTTTCCTCATTAGAGAATTATACAACTGTTTGTAAGATTTAGGATCCTGACTATAAAGTAAGATTTTCTCATTGTATGGATTCACCttagcagggggtgtggtggcgcagtgggttggaccgcagtcctactctccggtgggtctggggttcgagtcccgcttggggtgccttgtgacggactggcatcccgtcctgggtgtgtctccttccccctccggccttacgccctgtgttgccgggtaggctccggttccccgtgaccctgtaagggacaggcggttctgaaagtgtgtgtgtggattcacCTTGAACATGCTCAGTTTCAAAAGATTACTTTGAAATTTAAACTTTTGTCAGCATTTTCACTGAACAAAGTGAGCACTGTCTTTTGTATAGTAGAAGAAATTATGTTGTCAATAAAtcaatttatatgtaaaaagaAGATTGTCTTTaggtttattttctccagttcAATACAAACATAGTACAGATATATCTGCAACATACTTTTGCCTCCACTAAGGGGATGTTAAAAGTGTGACTTGGAAACTAATAGTTTCACTCCGCTCTTCATCACTGCAGACTTTCAATCATGCAGAAACAGGATGGATGTAGAGCCCCTGTGCCCGAGCTACTGGCTCTGCCTTCACAGGATGCCACACGCCTGCTGGAGGTCTATGTGAAGCGCAGCCTGAGCCTCAATGATGGTGCTGTTGCAAACAGGAAGCCCCAGGTCAAGCTCCGGCGGTCGGGCACTGTGGTGGAGAACCACAGCAGAATCTGCAGGCAAGAAAGCAATGCTTCCACACGACCAGCAGCTGCCAAGGTAGTGGCAGAGGTCTCTAGGCCGGCACCCTCCAAGTCAAGTGGGCCTGTCATGCCGGAGGTCTCTGCCAAGCTGGGTTTGATGTCCAAGAagagtgaaaagaaaaggaagaagccCTCATTCCTGAAGAGCATCCTGAGCCTATTCTCCAGGAGGGCCAGTGAGAAAAGTGAAGAAGAGGAGGCCAAGCCGGTGAAAACGGGAGCTGCCGCTGCCACACAACAGAGTTCTTTCACCGCTTCCTGCCTGCCCTTCCGTGGAGGGTTCCAGGACCCCCCATGTCCCGGCAAGCTACAGAGAAAAGTATCCTGGAGGAAGATGTCCTTCAGGGCACGTGCTTGTGAGGAAGCCAAATTCACCCCTGTGAAGAGACCCACTACCTTGGGCCTCTTTGATGGAGGACACAAGCCTGAAGGTGCGTACCCTTATTCATACTTCACCcaacatcatcaacaacaacaacagcaacaacaataataataataatcagaatcagaacaagctttattgccaagtatgttcacacatacaaggaatttgtcttggtgacagaaacttccacagcacagacagaatgacagtgatgaCACAGATGaaaagatagaatatgtgaataaaggataaaaaatatataaaaaatataaagtacacaatatacaaaaatagtcactagacattatatgtatgtacaggtatgatataataataataataataataataataataataataataataataataataatgttttgtaATAGAGTGAGTTGGCATTGATTTCAGTACAATTTAACAATGGACAATTCATTCTTTTCAtcaatttctatttatttgtatatagtGTCCTTTtctggaccgcagtcctactctccggtgggtctggggttcgagtcccgcttggggtgccttgtgacggactggcgtcccgtcctgggtgcgtccccttccccctccggccttacgccctgtgttgccgggtaggctccggttccccgtgaccccgtaagggacaagcggttctgaaaatgtgtgtgtgtgtgtgtgtagtgtccttttcacacagtaacacagagtGCTAAACAAAGGgatcagagaaataaaaaaataagatcgTTGATTttatactagagtaatacaaTATCCCTGCCGTTATTAAAGCTATACATATGTCTACTGGCTACGGcgaaaaggaacaaaactcccaaatgaaaactgaaacttGGAATCAATAATCttacaaaggtaagccggagcaatgccattgACTGCCTGATAGGTCAGAAgcaggattttaaaatcaactcaGTGTAACTGGGAAAAAATTCAGTGATTTCAGTatcggtgttatatggtcatacttcctagttctagtgacaattttcacagcagcatttcGAACCAATTGTAGcttggatacagtctggtatggacaacccgacaataaagcgttacaatagtccagcctgcttgaaacaaaagcatttctcaGCATCTTCTCTACATAGGAATTACTTTACTTTTGCTGTATTAAGttctacatttactcacttagcagacacttttctccaaagcaacttacaatgaatactacgtagtgtttactagcccacacaccttattcaccaagctgacttacattgctagagacactgcttacaatgggtcacccatccatacatcagtgaaacacactctctctggggcactcacacactatgggggaacctgaacagcatgtctttggactgtgggaggaaaccagagcacacagagtaaacccacacaggcacagggagaacatgcaaactccacacacactgagcatggatcaaacccactttctcagcagtgctactcactatgccaccgtgccacccttaAGTTTTACATGCACAAACCTAGGACTGGTATATTTCACTGGGAAATGGAGAGCCATCAGTTACTTGTTTAATGACATTGtcttttgtatttacttggaattatgtatatgatttttttatacAACAATGAAGAGGCATGTTCTAGATTTCATTCTTTGATtatacaaaaacacatttactcattgcttttcttcaaagcgacttccaatgaactctatatagtgttatcagcgcacacaccttattcaccaaggtgacttacactgctagatacactacttacaatgggtcacccatccatacatcagtggaacacactctctctggggcactcacacactgtgggtgaacctgaacagcatgtctttagactctaggaagaaaccagagttCTCGGAGGAACCCCCTGCACACAACATGCaagttccacacagactgagcagggatcaaacccacatcctttcacaccacccaggtgctgtaataTAGCAGCGTTacgcactgtgccacccagtggTAGCAGTTACTGTTTAATAGTTACAATAACTATTCAATTACTGTGATTTCTCTCTTGATATATAAACCCCATTTTTGGTGGTAATATTGGCCATGAGGAACACCCACTTAGAAATCTGGGAGACAGGGAAGCCAATGGGAACCTGAGGCAGATGTATGAAGAAcaatttcttttctgtttccagGTCCAGAAGGTTCAAAGGAACAAATTCATGTTGTGATTAAAACTCAGTCTTTGTTGTGTCTCTGCAGTTGTGAGTGTGGAGCCCAACAGCACATACTACGAAAAGATGTCAGACGAGCTGGCCAAACTAGTGAGGCGAGTCAAAGATGAGGGCTATTCAGTTCCTGAACAAAGTGTGAAGGCAAGGAAGAATGTGGCAGCTCAAGGTAAGgaacttataataataataataatttttcatctATAGTTTCTCACtacaacagaaaacatgaagtGCATCACTGACACATTTTTACTGAGACAGTCACATTTTAAAGAGCCATAGAACAGATCGCGATCAAAACCTCGTTTGTGGACCACCCTCACATGAAGATCTGAATTCCATTCTCTGCAGTTTCCTGTGAAAGCAGGTTGAATCATGTGTGTTTCATCTGAAATACACACTTcctcattttttccctttttgtatGTGCAAATTTTACAAGTTATATCTACCCATAAGTAATCCCACAAGAATGGAaactgaatactttctgaatgtaaaaaaaaggtattaatcttttttttttttttccttttttcagaaaAGGAGGTGATTGAGAGGATCACTGAACTGCTCAAACAAGAAGGAGATGCCATCGACGGTGTGGTTAGTATGCTTTGTGACTTGACAACAGTTTCAAGGAAACACAAATCATTGAATTGCTCCCAGTCTAAGTTATGTTTTCGAGAGCATACTGTCATAATGTAAAGGTATTATTGACCTGTTCAGGAGTCTATAAAACATGGTATTCAGCTATAAATGCCATGCCCACGCCACCGGAGCAAAAAGGCACACCTGGGGTTTGGCTCAGATGACAAAAGGCTGCAGTAGAGCAGGAACtaatgcggaaccttgttcagacTCTCTACCTCCTTTCTCAGCCTTTGGGTCCTCTCATTCACCCCCTCCTCTTCCCAGATCCCTTGTTCTCCTCCTTTGTCTGCCTGACTGCTCGTGATTACTGACCTCTCGCCTGTTTCTCGACCCTGTCTTTGGATTGCCTCGTTGACGACGTCTGCTCATCGGAGACCTTCGCTTGTCCCACAACAGCGACTGTCGAACCACTCAATAGTTTCTGtttcgctctgcacttgggtccgaccaCTTCCTTCCCGTGTAACCATGATGATATCTTTGTAGTGTGTTAAATAGTTTGACCAGCACAGAGTTTCTTAAGAAACATGCAACTTACGGTTATGctttttcataaatgtgttatttttgaaAGGCATCTACTAAAGGAATACATGTGAATTTTGGTTCGATATTTGCTGAAAGAGTCATTGGTCCAACAGCAGTTGAACCTCAGCTGCTTTCCTCCACACGTCCTGTTCATCATGCACCACTGAAACAAATGAGCCTCTGAATGTGTTTGAGGGACCTGAGGAACTGATGAACTGATGATGTTCAGATGAACTTTGTAGCAATGGAATATTCTCATTTCCACATGGTTTTCAGAGAACACATTTTGAATAACGCTTTAAGGATGGAAAGttgaaagtgaaagcaaaggCTTGAGAAGAATTACCAAAGAAACATCAACAATTACCATTCAAATTACAATTACTGGAAGCAGTGTTACTTTTTCCTGATGCAAGTGTGTCTGTCAGTGCCAGATGAGCTGTGATCAGGGCAATGGGAAGAAGCTTCTGTCTGGACCTGGCTACAGGAAACTCAGTGGTGCACAGAGCCTCTTCTTCACTCCATTGGTGCTGAACTcttgtcctcttctcttctgcaGCTAAAGGAGAACAGCACCATCAGCTCCTTCTTCCAGTGCTTGTCCTATGGCTCTTTCCAGCAGCTGGCAGACCGCTATGTGGAGGCAGAGACCCCAGAGCCATTGCCCCCCGATGCTGGCTGTAAAGAGCTCGTCCACTTTGCTGTCACCCTGGACTTTACTGCCAAAATGGCCGGACTCTCCAACCAAGCCGTGGGACGCATTATGGGCTTTGGGCAGCAGTACCTCCAGGAACGTTTCATGAGGATGACCTTTGCTCACAGTGGAGTCCCAGGAAGAACAGGGATGCAGGCTGCAGTGTCCTCGGGATACGAGTCCATGGTGAGTATCGGCTGTCAGCTTTAACCCGTATTTCACAGGtgatcaccttggacaaaactCCCATCAGAAAATAAATTGCCTGAAGGTCCATGtagaaaggggggtgcggtggcgcagtgggttggaccacagtcctgctctccagtgggtctggggtttgaatcccgcttggggtgccttgcggcggactggcgtcccgtcctgggtgtgtccccttccccctctggccttacgccctgtgttaccgggtaggctccggttccccgtgaccctgtctgggacaagcggttctgaaaatgtgtgtgtgtgtgtgtgtgtgtgtgtccatgtagAAATGTGCATATAATGACCCAAGTGACTGATGATCAAATTACAGTTTCACAATTTGAGCTAAgaacctaaattaataaagttctTATTTTAATAACAAGATTATTATTCTCATCAACATGAAGTATGAAATGATGCTAAATCCCATAAGCATGGCAACCAACCTGCTTTTTATAGCCCCAGATCTGTCTCAGCGTAACCATGACAGTGTTAAAGTACTAGTTaccacattattacattattactacACATGTACCTTAATTTCCCCTGTATCAGTTCAAGAGGGCAAGCCATGTTTTTGGCATACTATTGCTATCAGGCAaactgatagatagatagatagatagatagatagatagatagatagatagatagatagagtaaAAACATGTTCATGTATCATGCCCTTCGAAGAAGAACATGCAGGATGCAACAGTGGTGACTGACCCCCAGATACGTTCACAGCTGGAATTGCCCAGTGTTATGTAACACTCAGGTGTGTTTTCCCCAGTTACCTGGTTAGTGGCAATAAGGACTGGAAAATGAAGAATGCCTGAGAAAACAGtcaaaattgcttttttctttgctgtgcaCAGATTTGTGACCCTGGGTCGCACTTTAAACATTCTTCCATTTCTGCTTATTGTTTCACGTCTTCAGTGAGATATCGAAAGTGTTTTGGTGTGAActgctacaaaaaaaacaaacatttgtgaagtacaacatatttcatattttcacactTCCAGGAATCTCAAGAGCAAGTGGGAAATTTTGTCAGCCTGGACTAACGTCACagtttcatttgattttttttgaagTTCCATTTAAGCTTTGATCCATTCAAATCTgttcattttggaaaaacaaaacttgaCCTGACAATGGAAGGAGGAATTACTCCATCTGTTGTGACCCATCTTGTGCGAGAAGCAGTTTTCTCTCCTGGAAATTTGACTGAcgttttttttactttactttttttataaaagaatatttaaaattttacgGAAATATGAGGCAATATGTCTCAGTGTGACACTGATGAAAggaaagcaaatatttaatatttcaaaaagtaTGAACTCCCACAGAAGTTACCGATAACGCATGAGGCAAAAAGATCCTGATCACAAAgaatttaaatactttttccaaaatgatGCAGTATCAGTACTGTATTGGTTCTGTATCAGTACTCTATCAGTATTGTATTGGCTCTGTGTCAGTACTACTGGGAGAAAGGCACGTTGGCACATTTTTGGAAAGTACACTGAACAGTCAGGTGAACAACCTGTGTAATAACAAGGTGAATCAGTATTTGAATGCAGGAAATCGGTGCTGCGTTGGACTTCCTGTAATTTACAGGAAAGTGTTATTTTCGACTATTGTGTCATAACGTGATTCACTCTGGTGTTAAATCTTGAAATGATTCCAGATGTCAGGAATCACGCAGGCTGACATGACCTAAGTCTACAATAACTCTCTACTTGGCTGTGTGTACGCAGGCGTACACAGACTGTACATGATTACTAcgggtttttaaaatgatagtgactaaattttaaaatttatgtttCATTCCATTATTCTTTGTATCTGTATCTGTTTATTTAGAAGCATTCTGTAAAAAGCTgtcagattttatttaattacatgtaaaatattCCATGTGTCATTCTTTTCCatagtcttttatttttaactattcCAGTTTAAATTTttagaatttagttttttttttacttaaatgttttaaaacttaaaatgttcatcAGTGTAAACACAAttcccacacccccccccccccccccccaaaaaaaatgagTACCCAAGCTTTAACGGCATTGGATTTATAAAAGGATTTAACATAAGCagtagttaaaataaaaattaaataattatgttaaatgcaaaatatttgtcaAAGTTTCTTATGTTCAGAATTGTGTTATGGAATTTATGATTCTATTAAGAAATAAAgtcttaattacatttattcatttagctgacacttttctccaaagtgacttacaatgttaaggttacaattatttacccctttatacagctgggtaattttactggagcaattcagggaaagcaccttgctcaagggtactacagccagaggtgaggctcaaacctgctacctttgggtccaaaggcagtcactctaaccactatgttaccagctgtccccatgcaGATGCTATATTATGTACaatgtgcaaaaattaaaaagataattTAATATGAAACACAAATATCCATAGCTACCCAGGTCTCATCAGACAGCTCATTTTGGCCACAgatttaaatcactttgaaaacaGTGACCGGTATGTGTTTGAAGAAAAGAGTGACCGGCAGCCATAAGAAGCCTGATCTCACTGAAGAAGAATGAAAGACCTCAGCGTTGTGGTCAGGATTCACATTGCTCTTTTTCAACTCTTCAGATGTGGGTAGTAGGTGACTTAGTTGATGAAGGGACGCAAAGCTTTACTCCCAGATCAAGTAACAGAATTTCCTATGTAACCTAGAGCAGCACGCTTTTCCTCAGTAATACAATATAACATTGactaaactgaatttaaaaaaaaaaaagccctaaAACAACTGGGTTTTTGGATGACTGTTTCATAGACAATGATCATGAATAATTTAAGATGCAACATGTAAGGGGTATAGTTCCAAGGTCCAGCCTTTTAACCTACACTTAActtttgtgtggtgtttgcatgctcTTATGTTTCAGTAGCTTCTCTGGAATCTGGTTTTTATCCAACGTGTGCTTGTCTTGATTAAGACAATGATTGGGTGGTTTGCAACAACTGAGAGAATAAACATGGGTTCTGCATTTGTAGACTTTCACCAAAGCATTAGACATCAGAtaaaacaggggaaaaaaaaaaaaaaaaaaaaatcattttacatttaagtaGCTATAGAATGAGCCTTAACTATGAACACCAACCCTTTCAGCTACCTTCATGTTCTTAATATCAAGCTGCATAACATGTTTTACAAGTCATATAGAATCCAGTGAAAATATCAGTTCTGGCTAAACAACACAGGGACACATCTCTGCCACAAGGTCATGGAGGAAGGTCAGGGCTGCTGTTGAATCTGGCTCCAACAGAAGTTACTATATTCCCAAACCTTCTTATAATTATACTGCCCAACTCCCAGAAATCAAAAGTGatggaatgcatttttaatccaaagcaattgacatttttccattatttcttatcaGAAATAAGACCTTTCAGAAGATATTTTTCTGgtctacatgtattcatttagcagatgcttttctccaaagcaacgtacatagagaaatacaatttgtgcattacattaggagaaagagcagacatgtgattaagtaaaaagtttctttccactatatgcactgatgttcatcacaagagtaggtgcataaaattgagaacagacgattcctgatcaccttcctacaaagaCACATTAACATCGTGGAATGGAGACACTTTGTAACCAGTGTCATGCGTTGGTATTAAAATAATGGCTCACCTTCAATTtgattttggaaagaaaaaacaatttgaCAAATTAAGTTTGTTTTCcaatttttattgctttttcttcaaaaaaaaaaaaaaaaaaaaaaaaaaaaaagattaatcaaAGAGGCCAAAGCCCATGTCTTCATC
Proteins encoded in this window:
- the LOC108918207 gene encoding apoptosis facilitator Bcl-2-like protein 14; translated protein: MQKQDGCRAPVPELLALPSQDATRLLEVYVKRSLSLNDGAVANRKPQVKLRRSGTVVENHSRICRQESNASTRPAAAKVVAEVSRPAPSKSSGPVMPEVSAKLGLMSKKSEKKRKKPSFLKSILSLFSRRASEKSEEEEAKPVKTGAAAATQQSSFTASCLPFRGGFQDPPCPGKLQRKVSWRKMSFRARACEEAKFTPVKRPTTLGLFDGGHKPEVVSVEPNSTYYEKMSDELAKLVRRVKDEGYSVPEQSVKARKNVAAQEKEVIERITELLKQEGDAIDGVLKENSTISSFFQCLSYGSFQQLADRYVEAETPEPLPPDAGCKELVHFAVTLDFTAKMAGLSNQAVGRIMGFGQQYLQERFMRMTFAHSGVPGRTGMQAAVSSGYESMESQEQVGNFVSLD